From one Ooceraea biroi isolate clonal line C1 chromosome 7, Obir_v5.4, whole genome shotgun sequence genomic stretch:
- the LOC105279712 gene encoding uncharacterized protein LOC105279712, protein MKKLLFLAICVQIALAVIGRHHRDNAFLNHVQLVHQFQCSLPQPRAVPVEDLLTAGVGPDEIFYPASTVLTRCAESGCCPDPMQICAPIETKNVSLVFMVRHRIDRQRDRHHEIIHAVEHTKCACMDDVSAT, encoded by the exons ATGAAGAAGCTTCTATTTCTCGCAATCTGTGTTCAGATTGCATTAGCCGTTATCGGCAGGCATCATAG AGACAATGCTTTCCTGAACCACGTGCAGCTGGTACATCAATTTCAATGTTCTCTGCCTCAACCACGAGCAGTCCCAGTGGAGGATCTTCTGACTGCAGGCGTCGGACCTGACGAAATCTTCTATCCGGCATCCACGGTTTTGACACGCTGTGCAGAATCAGGATGCTGTCCTGATCCCATGCAGATTTGCGCACCGATCGAGACTAAAAACGTCAGCCTCGTCTTCATGGTTAGACATCGTATTGATCGACAACGAGATCGTCATCACGAAATTATCCACGCTGTGGAGCACACCAAGTGTGCCTGTATGGACGATGTATCGGCCACTTAG
- the LOC105279717 gene encoding DEAD-box ATP-dependent RNA helicase 20, with amino-acid sequence MYNGYSAHANFRPRGNRDHLTRNGGNSGTYWNSQQQTQKDFGIKKQNRKTPGDLLKKPNWELVSLPTITKNLYAPHINVLNRTPDEITKYHLGKEITVKGNNTPSPIQAFEESNFPDYVMEEIRKQGFAEPTAIQAQGWPIALSGRDLVGIAQTGSGKTLAYILPATVHINHQSRLSRGDGPIVLILAPTRELAQQIQTVARDFGSSSCIRNTCIFGGSPKGPQARDLERGVEICIATPGRLIDFLEKGTTNLRRCTYLVLDEADRMLDMGFEPQIRKIIEQIRPDRQVLMWSATWPKEVQALAEDFLTDYIQINIGSLNLAANHNIRQIIEICQEHEKEMKLSQLLREIGTERGSKMIIFVETKKKVDDITKAIKREGWPAISIHGDKSQPERDYVLSEFRNGKTMILVATDVAARGLDVEDVKYVINFDYPNSSEDYIHRIGRTGRCQSAGTAYAYFTPNNARQAKELIAVLEEAGQAINPQLADMANSVKNQYGKGRQRWSHGRGNKTNTTHVNLRNNISPTINNWQNQHIPQVSHNAHHNQVTQEKAVVRHQRNNSYQTNRQNNFQPPQHSYQQQHQQRQSTASYQNGYQATGNACQPAHQTTSAPRYQGRTGYQGNRFQNRQNGFNGGQNGPNVYSMPPPFMMPSGGHADSGIQNLVNNKFFQTNRPPPNAGACAYQSMGYGQFQAVPPYGYPYPPTPVQQ; translated from the exons ATGTACAATGGATATTCTGCCCACGCCAA TTTTAGGCCAAGAGGGAATCGAGATCATCTGACTCGTAATGGAGGAAACAGCGGAACTTACTGGAACAGTCAACAACAAACGCAGAAGGACTTTGGCATTAAGAAACAAAACAGGAAGACCCCAGGCGATTTACTGAAGAAACCTAATTGGGAACTGGTATCGTTGCCCACAATAACGAAGAACTTGTACGCTCCGCATATCAATGTTCTCAACAGAACACCCGATGAGATCACCAAGTATCATCTCGGCAAGGAGATCACTGTCAAAGGCAACAACACACCTTCTCCCATCCAGGCGTTCGAGGAGAGCAACTTCCCGGACTATGTGATGGAGGAAATCAGGAAGCAGGGCTTCGCTGAGCCTACTGCGATCCAGGCTCAGGGATGGCCAATTGCTCTCAGTGGACGGGATCTAGTCGGAATCGCCCAAACTGGTTCCGGAAAGACTTTGGCG TACATTCTTCCGGCAACGGTGCACATTAACCATCAATCTCGTCTCAGCCGCGGCGACGGCCCGATCGTCCTGATCCTCGCTCCTACGCGCGAATTAGCCCAACAGATACAAACGGTCGCGCGTGACTTCGGCTCGTCATCATGCATTCGCAACACGTGTATCTTTGGTGGTTCGCCGAAAGGGCCTCAGGCTCGCGATCTCGAGCGTGGAGTGGAGATTTGTATCGCTACACCTGGCAGGTTGATTGATTTTCTGGAAAAAGGAACGACGAACTTGCGCAGATGTACGTATCTGGTTTTGGATGAGGCGGATCGCATGCTGGACATGGGTTTCGAACCTCAGATTCGTAAGATCATTGAGCAAATTCGGCCGGATCGACAAGTGCTCATGTGGTCTGCAACCTGGCCGAAAGAGGTACAAGCACTCGCGGAAGATTTCCTCACGGATTACATCCAGATCAATATCGGGTCGTTGAACCTGGCGGCCAACCACAACATCCGTCAGATCATCGAGATCTGTCAGGAGCATGAGAAGGAGATGAAATTGTCGCAATTGTTACGCGAGATCGGAACCGAGCGCGGCAGCAAGATGATCATATTCGtagagacgaagaagaaggtgGACGACATTACGAAGGCGATCAAACGCGAGGGCTGGCCCGCCATCTCCATCCACGGCGACAAGTCGCAGCCCGAGCGCGATTACGTACTGTCCGAGTTCCGCAACGGGAAAACAATGATTCTGGTTGCAACTGATGTAGCAGCGCGCGGTCTAGACGTCGAGGATGTCAAGTACGTCATCAACTTCGACTATCCGAACAGCTCCGAGGACTACATCCACAGGATCGGCAGAACCGGTCGCTGTCAAAGCGCGGGCACTGCCTACGCTTATTTCACGCCGAACAACGCGAGACAGGCGAAGGAACTGATCGCGGTACTGGAGGAAGCCGGCCAAGCGATAAACCCACAACTGGCGGACATGGCGAACTCCGTCAAGAACCAGTACGGCAAAGGACGGCAGCGGTGGAGCCACGGACGCGGCAACAAGACCAACACCACCCACGTAAATCTGAGAAACAATATCAGCCCGACGATAAACAACTGGCAGAATCAGCATATACCGCAGGTCAGCCATAATGCACACCATAATCAGGTGACCCAGGAGAAGGCTGTCGTGCGTCATCAACGTAACAATAGCTACCAGACCAACCGGCAGAATAATTTCCAGCCGCCGCAGCACTCCTATCAGCAGCAGCATCAGCAACGCCAATCCACTGCTAGCTACCAGAACGGCTATCAAGCGACTGGAAATGCGTGTCAACCTGCGCATCAGACCACCAGCGCGCCCAGATACCAGGGCAGAACTGGATATCAGGGTAATCGTTTCCAGAATCGGCAGAATGGCTTCAATGGTGGCCAGAATGGACCGAACGTGTATTCGATGCCGCCACCGTTTATGATGCCGTCGGGTGGCCACGCGGACTCTGGGATCCAGAATCTCGTAAACAACAAGTTCTTCCAGACGAACCGACCGCCGCCCAACGCTGGCGCCTGTGCCTATCAGTCGATGGGCTATGGCCAGTTCCAAGCTGTGCCGCCGTACGGATACCCGTATCCGCCTACACCAGTGCAGCAGTGA
- the LOC105279716 gene encoding nucleoprotein TPR, with the protein MESAEENSAVLRTIMNDQELAQIPTELLKKIQTYCSGQLDDFLTAKGVFDTCRRNLEQNLEKAQKELAEQKANCDEYKEKFEFVERTNVEISNSFEDARNEVHRLQETVKRLEKENGDLRRQRDTITDDTNALQLQVERRDTEIERMRIELSSLSSQLQAAIAAKCQTLADTEEIRSREMTLDFKEKRLEQERVLLSQQMAGLEEELAKRTSELQTARSEASARALLIDTKLSQREEELRIANEASSQLRESVSSLQKQCDELVQKVEQQRAHEIAINDSYQKEISAQKNLTSLYESMKNDANAKAEAISNAASELQKLVDSTAEEYGLLETKYNQLELQHKQDIEEKEQSIQELTKELVHANELVKNIQQEKLDQAVEQLAPTAAITSRVLRKGLSLTQIYTQLVEVTNELTLEREENERLKSQMDVILRELEQKAPLLQQQRHDYETAMSNVATLTTRLDELLAENQRLHESSDEANRLAKHHTTENQRLKTELADLARQVCFLLKEVQESRTGTSIETRNLSSSVDTDDILSSQIISKKLVTFKDIEELQENNQKLLAVVRALSSRQEEIERATDEINSGEMKEKLDRYMEQLTEMQTAQDRQSKMLDNLLKQRDMYKNMYQQTLKSSTEKKKDELEENAEESKSKSEEELKATKDDEEKKKEWSKKLQEAEDKCKHISDEYETYRKERTAHEKMLGEEVDRLRKEAEANSARCCRLRAQLDSANERFTLLQGNVASYKSQIKVLEEKCTNYSVTIGKHEQSIMILKDETLAAQTRLSRAEVQLENIRQERQMLKDSEGRLLKEREVYQRERQTQVLLKADMESIKASLERVQAEGHLRAEQRLDDANRECAALRRRLQEEQDRFRELAGHLERQLATDRERLKEERELCERLRTELDQLRETDAQNSQKIEALNNKLRQAATHSISKPLMGEEGLVKRIKELEMQLSASQAEMKSFSEQLKTARQQNQQYCDIAESAETQLRELTAEYNKCKEELENALKESRVEITSLQKRVKDLSDDLSRVSNGRQETDLELRERLAEAERKMEELDELKGELELLKGDVKTASTVAKEAEDKYTREMMQHSADLQILAKLKEEAQDFQQRLSVLIQERNAAVEALEVEKSASKEREQRFVSEIEETHKRITDLDTQNALLHNQIQELGDRVAIMQSQQTKISGRESPDTSLETLNKSFTSLEEDSKSVEQLLRVMKYLRREKDLALAKSDVLRAENLRLKSQVEVAEKRLKETESLLNSEREKSEVDVMTTSKHAELLRKVETLNAITDSNRILREERDSLSAKVNELTAKVNALSEEVVPLRDISRDLTAKTEALAEENTSLKGEATRWRQRANTLLERANKASPEDWRRLQTERENLSKLLTSEREIHAKRSEEFNQVKVEKAKLEEQLVQLQKQIQTQDEQMLRASEEARKLGHELNEALADSSSKVKDLMLLKKELDDKETALSDIRSKEMQIRRIAKKYKTQFEELARSVEEEKNRNEGSRNENSSVIMQEREDQLREEGRQELRQANIELTTKIDELTHQITAAQNETETLRKEIEAINRSSIEKEERAKQVLKGARTKIMQLTESKKMCEKELLDLKSRLESAGGSAGVQDDPETEHDARLVALKSQLEARISRLEHEKSEIQAEKDTLSQRITQLQRQLSGGSGVSATTEPPTANIKPMSARAETPLASIRPMSVVVQSRTVAVLPTTAGAPVMVAPHQMQQQQQQVVHTTETSSPTSSLTDFQPASTSSSSQSAQTSGLRQLAVQPQLSESAESTQREDPESAETLNVQSQQQQCQQQQQQQQQAVALVSPRVEQQQQQQQVAVSDQQQTVASSSTQSVSTSQASTGLKRPRGLDSTASGSGIVEGVDHGRQEQGQSPKPKRSRPDISATASASASEVEYQVPTSSQRDQDEEVEEGCVVVVDCDEGEGGGNHQTQEEEEFDNDTYEEMEEEEEMPYEVEVEVERDNNEVEIIMEEDSTSVEVPRQGQAAIPTNQQQSEAISSAGPTGEPPTSFTARSSRGIAPMPRQQQQQHLLLPQQGYEDGGDDCIVPSTPTLFVPRRDGFGEAVSSPQVPQGRFTFGDPSAPTTASSTPSLTTPTGSATRTIFGSSNSAVAQVVQESLDDSRMDLAQLEDGGTGRSVPTTPLQVSPAADLPPSTSSSQAEEQETTASVAPITITATSGDNVEEPSIPSIRIVGADDQQRGSTEATESSATPSEGVSSEGEKRSEEPVALTSGEDDSVDTAEATEEAGSEIVEDDVEEESREAEASPSSNTRQRTMAASLAAAAASNGARGVTVRRSPRSPFRAARSARPTPIVWGESQSGRGQPVLRGHSTRGTTNEGGRGRGTRGRRMRGKYSYGRYS; encoded by the exons ATGGAGTCAGCCGAAGAAAATTCCGCCGTTCTTCGAACGATAATGAATGACCAAGAATTGGCGCAGATTCCGACGGAACTgttaaagaaaattcaaacatACTGCAGCGGACAATTGGACGATTTTCTAACCGCTAAAGGGGTTTTCGATACGTGTCGAAGGAATTTAG AACAAAACTTGGAAAAGGCACAGAAAGAACTTGCGGAGCAAAAAGCGAATTGTGACGAGTACAAGGAAAAGTTTGAGTTCGTGGAAAGGACTAATGTAGAGATATCTAACAGCTTTGAGGATGCGAGGAATGAAGTACATAGATTGCAGGAAACTGTAAAACG ATTGGAGAAGGAAAATGGTGATTTACGCAGACAGAGGGACACAATCACAGATGATACAAATGCATTGCAACTGCAAGTTGAAAGGCGGGATACTGAGATTGAAAGGATGCGCATCGAATTATCCTCCTTGAGCTCTCAGCTTCAAGCTGCCATTGCAGCAAAGTGTCAAACTCTAGCTGACACGGAGGAAATTCGCAGTCGAGAAATGACTTTAGATTTTAA AGAAAAACGACTGGAGCAAGAACGCGTGCTTCTTTCCCAACAAATGGCGGGTCTCGAAGAGGAATTAGCCAAGAGGACCTCTGAACTGCAGACGGCAAGGTCTGAAGCATCTGCCAGAGCACTCTTAATTGATACCAAACTGTCTCAGCGTGAGGAGGAGTTACGTATAGCCAACGAAGCCAGTTCCCAATTGCGGGAGTCGGTTTCCTCTCTTCAGAAGCAATGCGACGAGCTAGTCCAGAAAGTGGAGCAGCAAAGGGCTCACGAAATCGCCATAAACGATTCCTACCAGAAAGAGATTAGTGCACAGAAAAATCTGACTAGTTTATATGAATCGATGAAGAACGATGCCAATGCCAAGGCTGAGGCGATCTCCAATGCAGCGAGCGAGCTGCAGAAACTCGTAGACAGCACTGCGGAAGAGTATGGACTCTTGGAAACGAAGTATAACCAATTGGAGCTACAGCATAAGCAAGACATCGAGGAAAAGGAGCAGAGTATTCAGGAGTTGACAAAGGAATTGGTACACGCTAACGAATTGGTGAAGAATATCCAGCAAG aGAAATTAGACCAAGCTGTAGAACAACTGGCACCAACAGCAGCCATAACAAGCCGAGTATTGCGAAAGGGTCTGAGCCTTACGCAAATTTACACTCAATTGGTCGAAGTCACCAATGAACTGACTCTGGAACGAGAGGAGAATGAACGCCTGAAATCTCAGATGGACGTGATCCTTCGTGAATTAGAGCAGAAGGCGCCATTGCTGCAGCAACAACGACATGATTATGAAACGGCCATGTCGAACGTTGCAACGCTCACCACTAGATTGGATGAACTGCTTGCGGAGAACCAGCGTCTGCACGAAAGTTCTGACGAGGCTAACCGTCTCGCCAAGCATCACACAACGGAGAATCAGAGATTGAAAACGGAACTCGCCGATCTGGCCAGACAA GTATGTTTCCTCCTTAAAGAGGTCCAAGAAAGCCGCACTGGTACCAGTATAGAAACCCGAAACTTGTCATCCTCCGTAGACACAGACGACATCTTGTCATCGCAGATTATCAGCAAGAAGCTGGTGACTTTCAAAGACATTGAGGAGctacaagaaaataatcagAAGCTCTTGGCCGTTGTCCGCGCATTATCTTCGAGGCAGGAAGAGATCGAACGGGCTACTGACGAGATAAATTCGGGCGAGATGAAGGAGAAGCTGGATCGTTATATGGAACAACTTACAGAAATGCAGACTGCACAGGATAGGCAGTCGAAGATGCTGGATAATCTTTTGAAACAAAGGGACATGTACAAGAACATGTACCAACAGACGCTAAAAAGCTCTaccgagaagaaaaaagacgaACTGGAAGAGAACGCCGAAGAGAGCAAATCGAAATCGGAAGAGGAGCTGAAAGCAACGAAAGAtgatgaagaaaagaaaaaggaatggTCCAAGAAGCTGCAGGAAGCCGAAGACAAATGTAAACATATCTCGGACGAGTACGAAACGTACCGGAAGGAACGAACTGCGCACGAGAAGATGTTGGGCGAGGAAGTGGATAGACTGAGGAAGGAGGCGGAGGCGAATTCGGCGAGATGTTGCAGGTTGAGAGCGCAGCTGGATTCTGCAAATGAGAGATTCACTCTTCTGCAGGGCAATGTTGCTTCCTACAAGTCTCAGATCAAGGTCCTTGAAGAAAAATGCACCAATTACAGCGTCACTATTGGTAAACACGAGCAGAGCATCATGATCCTGAAAGACGAGACTCTCGCTGCTCAAACTCGCTTGTCGCGGGCCGAGGTTCAGTTGGAAAACATACGTCAAGAGCGTCAAATGTTGAAGGATTCTGAAGGACGTCTCCTGAAGGAACGCGAAGTTTATCAAAGGGAGAGACAGACTCAAGTCCTACTTAAAGCAGACATGGAATCCATCAAGGCCAGTTTGGAGCGAGTCCAGGCTGAAGGACATCTCAGGGCTGAGCAGAGACTCGATGATGCCAACAGGGAGTGCGCTGCTCTTCGCCGTCGTCTGCAAGAGGAACAGGACCGCTTCAGGGAACTAGCAGGTCACTTGGAAAGACAATTGGCGACCGATCGAGAGAGATTGAAGGAAGAGCGCGAGTTATGCGAGAGACTGAGGACGGAGCTCGATCAACTGAGAGAAACTGACGCTCAAAACAGTCAGAAAATTGAGGCACTGAATAACAAACTGCGCCAGGCAGCCACTCATTCCATCTCTAAGCCCTTGATGGGAGAGGAAGGTCTTGTGAAGAGAATAAAAGAGTTGGAGATGCAACTGAGTGCATCGCAAGCGGAGATGAAGTCATTCTCCGAACAATTAAAGACAGCCAGACAACAGAATCAGCAGTACTGTGACATTGCCGAGAGCGCGGAAACGCAGCTGAGGGAGCTGACAGCCGAGTATAACAAGTGTAAAGAGGAGCTGGAAAATGCTCTGAAGGAATCACGCGTGGAGATTACTTCGCTGCAGAAGAGGGTGAAAGATCTTAGCGATGATCTGTCAAGGGTGTCGAATGGCAGGCAAGAAACCGACTTGGAACTGAGAGAGAGACTGGCCGAGGCCGAAAGGAAAATGGAGGAGTTGGATGAATTGAAAGGCGAATTAGAATTGCTGAAGGGCGACGTGAAAACTGCGTCTACTGTAGCTAAAGAGGCGGAAGACAAGTACACCAGGGAGATGATGCAACACTCGGCCGATTTGCAA ATCTTAGCCAAGCTGAAGGAGGAAGCTCAAGATTTCCAGCAACGGCTTAGCGTTTTGATTCAAGAGCGGAACGCAGCGGTGGAAGCTCTGGAAGTTGAGAAATCAGcttcgaaagaaagagagcagaGGTTTGTGAGCGAGATTGAAGAAACTCATAAGAGAATCACAGATCTAGATACACAGAATGCGCTTCTGCATAACCAGATTCAGGAATTGGGCGATAGAGTAGCCATCATGCAGAGCCAGCAGACTAAGATAAGCGGAAGGGAGAGCCCCGACACCAGTTTGGAaactttgaataaaagtttcaCCTCTCTTGAGGAAGATTCCAAGTCAGTGGAACAATTGTTGCGGGTTATGAAGTACCTCAGAAGGGAGAAGGATTTAGCTTTAGCGAAATCCGACGTTCTTAGAGCAGAAAATCTCAGATTGAAGTCGCAGGTCGAGGTGGCAGAGAAACGATTAAAGGAAACTGAAAGTTTGCTGAATTCTGAACGAGAGAAATCCGAGGTTGACGTGATGACCACCTCCAAGCACGCCGAATTGTTGCGCAAAGTGGAGACTTTGAACGCTATTACCGATTCTAATCGCATTCTTAGGGAAGAAAGGGATAGTCTGAGCGCAAAAGTCAACGAACTTACGGCCAAGGTCAACGCTTTATCGGAAGAAGTAGTGCCTCTTCGGGATATATCCAGAGATTTGACAGCCAAAACCGAAGCTTTGGCAGAAGAGAACACCAGCTTGAAGGGCGAGGCAACCAGATGGAGGCAAAGGGCGAACACGCTGTTAGAAAGGGCAAATAAAGCCAGCCCTGAAGACTGGCGACGACTTCAGACTGAGAGGGAGAATCTCAGCAAATTGCTGACATCGGAAAGGGAGATTCATGCGAAGAGAAGTGAAGAGTTTAATCAGGTAAAAGTGGAGAAAGCGAAACTCGAAGAACAACTGGTACAGTTGCAAAAACAAATACAAACTCAGGATGAGCAGATGCTGCGGGCGTCGGAAGAGGCACGCAAATTGGGCCACGAACTTAATGAGGCATTAGCCGACTCATCCTCAAAAGTAAAGGACTTGATGTTGCTCAAAAAGGAACTAGATGATAAGGAAACTGCACTCAGCGATATTCGAAGCAAAGAAATGCAAATTCGCAGAATAGCCAAGAAGTATAAGACGCAATTTGAGGAACTTGCGAGAAGCGTCGAGGAGGAGAAAAACCGCAATGAGGGAAGTAGGAACGAGAACAGTTCCGTAATCATGCAAGAACGTGAAGATCAACTGAGAGAGGAAGGCCGTCAAGAACTCCGCCAGGCAAACATCGAACTGACGACGAAAATAGACGAACTAACCCATCAAATAACGGCGGCCCAGAACGAAACGGAGACTCTGAGAAAAGAAATCGAAGCTATAAACCGTAGCAGTAtagagaaggaggagagggCAAAACAAGTTCTGAAAGGTGCTAGGACGAAAATTATGCAGTTGACTGAATCGAAGAAGATGTGTGAGAAAGAGCTGTTGGATCTGAAGTCGAGATTAGAATCCGCTGGCGGTAGCGCGGGAGTTCAGGATGACCCGGAAACGGAGCATGACGCGCGATTGGTGGCGTTGAAGTCACAGCTGGAAGCCCGCATCTCCAGACTGGAGCACGAGAAATCCGAGATACAGGCGGAGAAAGACACGCTCTCGCAACGGATTACTCAGCTTCAGAGGCAGCTATCGGGAGGGAGCGGTGTCAGCGCCACTACGGAGCCGCCTACGGCGAACATTAAGCCGATGTCTGCTAGAGCAGAAACACCTCTGGCAAGTATCAGACCGATGAGCGTCGTGGTACAGTCAAGAACGGTTGCCGTGTTGCCGACTACTGCCGGCGCACCGGTCATGGTCGCGCCGCATCAgatgcaacagcagcagcaacaagtGGTACACACTACGGAAACTAGCTCGCCGACTAGCAGTTTGACCGACTTTCAGCCGGCGAGTACAAGTAGTTCTTCGCAGAGTGCACAAACGAGTGGCCTTCGTCAGTTGGCAGTACAACCACAGTTGAGCGAGTCGGCCGAGTCGACACAGCGAGAGGACCCCGAGAGCGCCGAAACGTTAAACGTGCAGTCACAACAGCAGCAATgccagcaacaacagcagcagcagcaacaagcAGTGGCGCTGGTAAGCCCTAGGGTggagcaacaacagcaacaacagcaggtTGCCGTCAGCGATCAACAACAGACAGTGGCGAGCAGTTCCACACAGTCAGTCAGCACGTCTCAAGCTTCTACAGGACTTAAGAGACCTCGAGGGTTGGATTCGACCGCTTCTGGCTCCGGTATAGTTGAAGGGGTAGATCATGGACGGCAGGAGCAAGGACAGAGCCCGAAACCAAAAAGAAGCAGACCGGATATCAGCGCAACTGCAAGTGCCAGCGCTTCAGAGGTCGAATACCAG GTGCCTACATCAAGCCAGAGGGATCAAGATGAAGAAGTGGAGGAAGGCTGTGTAGTGGTAGTAGATTGCGATGAAGGTGAAGGTGGCGGAAATCACCAGACccaagaggaagaagaattCGATAACGACACCTACGAGGAGatggaagaagaggaagaaatgcCTTACGAAGTTGAAGTTGAGGTTGAACGGGACAATAACGAGGTGGAGATTATCATGGAGGAGGATTCCACCAGCGTTGAAGTTCCTAGACAAGGTCAAGCGGCGATTCCTACCAATCAACAACAGTCTGAAGCAATCAGTAGTGCTGGCCCCACTGGAGAACCACCAACGTCTTTTACAGCTAGATCGTCGAGAGGAATCGCGCCTATGCCTAgacaacagcaacagcaacatcTTCTTTTG CCACAACAAGGGTACGAAGATGGCGGCGACGACTGTATCGTACCTAGTACGCCTACTCTCTTTGTGCCACGTCGCGACGGCTTTGGGGAAGCTGTGAGCTCTCCACAGGTTCCTCAGGGTCGTTTTACCTTCGGGGATCCATCGGCGCCCACAACAGCTTCCTCAACGCCGTCTCTAACGACACCCACTGGCTCTGCCACCAGAACCATCTTTGGTTCATCAAATTCTGCAGTAGCTCAGGTTGTCCAAGAAAGCTTGGACGATAGTAGAATGGATTTGGCACAGCTCGAAGATGGCGGTACTGGTCGTAGCGTGCCTACAACACCTCTTCAGGTTTCGCCAGCTGCAGATCTGCCACCTTCG ACTAGTAGCAGTCAAGCGGAAGAACAAGAAACTACTGCGTCTGTAGCACCCATCACTATAACGGCTACTTCCGGCGATAACGTTGAGGAGCCGAGCATTCCGAGCATCCGCATCGTGGGTGCGGACGATCAGCAACGCGGTTCAACTGAAGCTACAGAATCCAGTGCAACCCCAAGCGAAG GAGTGAGTTCGGAGGGCGAGAAACGATCAGAAGAACCAGTGGCTCTGACATCCGGTGAGGATGATTCTGTGGACACAGCAGAGGCAACGGAAGAAGCCGGAAGCGAGATCGTTGAAGATGACGTCGAAGAAGAGAGCCGTGAAGCAGAAGCGTCACCGTCTAGTAACACTCGCCAGAGGACAATGGCAGCCAGTCTAGCAGCTGCAGCTGCCTCCAACGGTGCCAGAGGAGTAACTGTAAGACGATCGCCGAGATCACCCTTCCGAGCAGCGAGAAGCGCTAGGCCTACACCGATTGTATGGGGAGAAAGCCAGTCAGGTAGAG GACAACCCGTGCTACGAGGACATTCAACTAGGGGGACTACCAATGAAGgtggacgaggacgaggaacCCGAGGTCGAAGAATGCGTGGGAAGTACTCTTATGGTCgatattcataa
- the LOC113562326 gene encoding uncharacterized protein LOC113562326 — translation MRGKSSKESLLIFFILILTTIDQAMMVLASHHNGHHHRVSRKIHLPRAMEATKRFPCRDPQSRSYNVRDLVQSMQSSESPNRPVYIVLKRCDSHSGCCTSPDLSCAPVQSSIYYEEVEVEVWSLLTNSTRRTWIRVEQHGRCSCEISNSSDRLRADIQPPATEIL, via the coding sequence ATGAGGGGAAAATCGAGCAAGGAGTcgcttcttatattttttattctgatcCTGACAACGATAGATCAAGCAATGATGGTCCTGGCAAGTCATCATAACGGCCATCATCATCGGGTGTCAAGGAAGATTCATCTGCCACGTGCGATGGAGGCTACCAAAAGATTCCCATGCAGAGATCCCCAGTCGAGATCTTACAACGTGAGGGATCTGGTACAGAGCATGCAATCCAGCGAGAGCCCGAATCGACCGGTGTACATTGTGTTGAAGAGATGCGACAGTCATTCAGGCTGCTGTACCAGCCCTGATCTCAGTTGCGCGCCGGTACAGTCGTCAATCTATTACGAGGAGGTGGAGGTGGAGGTCTGGAGCCTGTTGACAAATAGCACGAGGAGGACGTGGATCAGGGTTGAGCAGCATGGTAGATGCAGCTGCGAAATCAGCAACTCCAGTGATAGACTTAGAGCGGACATCCAGCCACCCGCTACAGAAATCCTTTGA